The sequence TAGTTAGACTTCTATCAATGCAATGAAAGAACCATCCCTTCCTATTTCTTTGTCCTGTCAGAAATAGAATAAGACCCAAAAGAGCCCTTCTTTACCACTTTAGGGGGTGGGGGTGAAGGGGGGGGTTTACACACAACCGAGGCAAAGTGGTTTATGATTGAATCTCAGAGGCATTCTTATCATTTGGTAGATCCAAGTCCATGGCCTATTTCGGGTTCACTCGGAGCTTTGGCAACCACCGTAGGAGGTGTGATGTACATGCACTCATTTCAAGGGGGTGCAACACTTCTCAGTTTGGGCCTAATATTTATCCTATATACCATGTTTGTATGGTGGCGCGATGTTCTACGTGAATCCACGTTGGAAGGACATCATACCAAAGTCGTACAATTAGGACCTCGATATGGTTCTATTCCGTTCATCGTATCGGAGGTTATGTTCCTTTTTGCTTTTTTTCGGGCTTCTTCTCATTCTTCTTTGGCACCTACGGTAGAGATCGGAGGTATTTGGCCCCCTTTAGGGATTTGGGTTTTAGATCCTCGGGAAATCCCTTTTCTTAATACCCCTATTCTCCTTTCATCCGGAGCAGCCGTAACTTGGGCTCATCATGCTATACTCGCGGGGAAGGAAAAACGAGCAGTTTACGCTTTAGTAGCTACCGTTTCACTGGCTCTAGTATTCACTGGCTTTCAAGGAATGGAATATTATCAAGCACCCTTCACTATTTCGGATAGTATTTATGGTTCTACCTTTTTCTTAGCAACTGGCTTTCATGGTTTTCATGTGATTATAGGTACTCTTTTCTTGATCATATGTGGTATTCGCCAATATCTTGGTCATCTGACCAAGGAGCATCACGTTGGCTTTGAAGCAGCTGCATGGTACTGGCATTTTGTAGACGTGGTTCGGTTATTCCTATTTGTCTCTATCTATTGGTGGGGAGGTATATGAAGGAACGAAACAGTGGATTGAGGAATGAAAGCTCGAAGACAAAGAGAACCGGGCTTTTTCTTTATAGGTATAGATTGCTGAGATGGTTCTGGAACTCACGGAAAGAGGCTTTTAAGGGGTGCGCCCTTAACCCGATTCCGGGTGAGTTCTGGAAACGACTAATTTGGTACAAAAACAGGCTCTATGGTTTGTTTTTGATCTATCGCTATCTCCAAAAAAAGAGAAATGAGGAGATGGTGGGCTCTTCCAAGGATATGTCATTTCTTCCGGTTTTTTAGCAGGGTTCATTGGAGCTGTCGGAGTTAGCGTCGGGACTACCCTGTCATGCCGAATGAAGTAGGTCGCATCATTCAATTCATAGGTGTACACGACCATAGGTATGTCCCAACACTCTCCTCATTGGATGCATGGGGCTCGGTGTAACAAACTGTATAGGTATCGTACAAAAGCCCTATACTCAAGGGTTTTCTTCAACTCGCATTCTTTCATACCAAACAAGGTTCTCTCCTTCGGTAGATGGGCACTTTCGGTTTCATTCCGTTAGTTACGCTACTAAAAGCCTGGATGAGAACTCCACTACTAGTTTAGTCGTTTTTTTCATTCTTTTTTGATGAGGTCGTGTACAACAACCTTAACCGCACAAGCTTGGGCTGGGCCTACCTCCATCCCTAGAGGAGCCGTATGAGGCGGAAGCTCCACGTACGGTTTTGAAGCCGAGCCTTTCCAGCAATGGGGCCTAGGGACCGATATGATGATTGGTTTAGGTAGGGCGGCCGGCCTACTACGGGCACCTGTAGGGATTAGTGCGTGAGACCGCGATCCACAAAAGCATGGGACTCACCCTTTACTTGGGAATGAAGAGGGGAAAGATAGCATGTCACAAGAGCGAGGCGAGGTTTGTAACCCTACTGCGAGAGGGACGCCTCGCGAGCCGGGCTTCTAGAGATGAGGCCTTTTGGCGAAGCCAAGTCAATTTCGGGCCACCAAACCCTGCAACTGATGAGAAGGCCTATGGAGTAAAGGGAAGCGTGTACGTTGTCACACTCCCTGCCTTCAAAAGGTGCCTAGAGGACGGGCCATAAGACGCAAGCGACGACCCGGGAGCGGATTCCCCACCGGCAGGGGGACAGGAGACGGCCATCTCGAGGCACATCACGACCTACAGGCAAGACCGGCGAGACCTGGGAAGGCTACCCGATTGGGAGTCAGAGGATCCATAGTACCTGCAGCCCCGCGGACTTCATCTTCATCATTTTTGAAAGCGGGGGGAAGGGATCTCCTTTCTGCAACGGAAAAAAACGGAGCTTATTTGACTCGGCACAACCTAACGATGCATCCAATACCAATGATATTACCCCATGGCCCATGTGAAAGTGCACCAACACTTCCAAGGGAGCTATTTTAATTGAAAAATTCCCTTAGGTCGTCCACATGATTACCATAGTCAAATAGGGAGACCTCAGTCCAGCTCCCCACCTATGAATGTTGGTGATTTCTGTTCCAACTGAACTGGGGACAGTCAGGTGCACCCATTGGACCCGAGGGACCAGGGTATAGTCCGGTCTATTTTTCCCGGTCTAATGTTCTACACAAAAGAAGGACTGCACTAAAACTAAAAAAAGAAACCATGAAAAAAATTTATGCTAAATTATATCCTTCGCAGTAGTTTATGTTTGACGGCTGTCTATCTCGTACAGTGTCTCCGATCACAAACCGCTATTCTTTCCATAGAGAGTGCTACCCTAGAGTAAGATGAGCGACCCCAGTGGCAACGTTAGTCCCAAGGTAGCTTGCTTACTTCACTAGTCAACGAAGTGCGTAAACAAATAAAGGAACATTCTGACTTGATCATTTGCTCTGACTAGACCGCCCCCCCTAGAGTACGAGACTGGTTCGCCATAGGTCCGAAGTTGGCTACTGATTGGATAGAAATATAGTGCAAACACGATTTCCTTATTTTATGACGTGACGAAACCCCGGAAATTTGACATCAATTGCTCGGAAAAGCTCTTTTGGAGGTTAGCTTTTCAACTATTATCGTACTATAAGCATTTTCGAGAATCGACCTTTAAACTATGCCAAAAACCCGGTTTTTTAGCCGGCCTAGCCGATTTGTAAACAAACGTAGTGTTATGCTTAACACATGCATGATGGAAGACAGTTCCTTTTCTCAAATATGAAAGATCGTATTTGAAATCAACCGAAGAGAGGCAAACAAAGTCTTTTCTTGACCTCGGAGCCCAGGAATGAATATTCAGAAAGTTTCGCTGCT is a genomic window of Glycine soja mitochondrion, complete genome containing:
- the cox3 gene encoding cytochrome c oxidase subunit 3 → MIESQRHSYHLVDPSPWPISGSLGALATTVGGVMYMHSFQGGATLLSLGLIFILYTMFVWWRDVLRESTLEGHHTKVVQLGPRYGSIPFIVSEVMFLFAFFRASSHSSLAPTVEIGGIWPPLGIWVLDPREIPFLNTPILLSSGAAVTWAHHAILAGKEKRAVYALVATVSLALVFTGFQGMEYYQAPFTISDSIYGSTFFLATGFHGFHVIIGTLFLIICGIRQYLGHLTKEHHVGFEAAAWYWHFVDVVRLFLFVSIYWWGGI
- the orf116 gene encoding hypothetical protein produces the protein MVLAFCRRGSVIPICLYLLVGRYMKERNSGLRNESSKTKRTGLFLYRYRLLRWFWNSRKEAFKGCALNPIPGEFWKRLIWYKNRLYGLFLIYRYLQKKRNEEMVGSSKDMSFLPVF